From the genome of Vibrio navarrensis, one region includes:
- a CDS encoding Cof-type HAD-IIB family hydrolase, translating to MSLSDLKFIAADMDGTLLDENSQLNPAFFPMFEQLQARGILFAAASGRQYYSLIKTFEPVKERMLFIAENGTLVMHKGEELYSCTIAKEQIDAIVTAARSIEGAHIVLCGKKSAYIETQDAQALEEFAKYYHRCAYVTDLLAVEDDFIKVAICHFGGAEDLVNPRMKALFGETHQVVVSAKIWLDVMNAQASKGAAIKHLQQTLGFSFEQTMSFGDYLNDTEMLNESFYSYAMENAHEHIKQIARFRAPSNREAGVFQVITQQVLA from the coding sequence ATGTCGTTATCCGATCTTAAATTTATTGCTGCCGATATGGACGGTACTTTGCTGGACGAAAACAGCCAACTTAACCCGGCGTTTTTCCCGATGTTTGAACAGTTGCAAGCCAGAGGCATTCTGTTTGCTGCAGCGTCTGGGCGTCAATACTACAGCTTGATCAAAACCTTTGAACCCGTCAAAGAACGTATGCTCTTTATTGCGGAGAACGGCACTTTAGTGATGCACAAAGGGGAAGAACTCTATAGTTGCACCATCGCCAAGGAGCAGATTGACGCTATCGTCACCGCCGCTCGCTCGATAGAAGGTGCGCATATTGTGCTGTGTGGTAAGAAATCGGCGTACATCGAAACGCAAGACGCACAAGCGTTGGAGGAGTTTGCCAAATATTACCACCGCTGCGCCTACGTGACCGATCTATTGGCGGTGGAAGATGACTTCATTAAGGTGGCGATCTGTCATTTTGGTGGCGCAGAAGATTTAGTCAACCCAAGGATGAAAGCCTTGTTCGGTGAGACTCATCAAGTGGTCGTCAGCGCTAAAATTTGGCTTGATGTGATGAATGCTCAGGCATCAAAAGGCGCTGCCATTAAACATTTGCAGCAAACGCTCGGTTTTAGCTTTGAGCAAACGATGAGTTTTGGCGATTATCTCAACGATACGGAGATGCTCAACGAAAGCTTCTATTCTTACGCGATGGAAAACGCCCATGAACACATCAAACAGATTGCACGTTTTCGTGCGCCGAGTAATCGCGAAGCTGGCGTATTTCAAGTGATCACACAGCAAGTATTAGCTTAA
- a CDS encoding TetR/AcrR family transcriptional regulator has product MPRVSRAVAQQTRQNIIDTSFKILLLEGYENLTFTHIAEKTGISRSGVNGHFKRKEDLLEELKPKAVELVIQSLEFSSPEDFYRSWVKAVREDRMFRNLIQNVGEIICTEKGRTRLTRLIQGDAEEVERVVYMAIGYAVVNISCSIC; this is encoded by the coding sequence ATGCCAAGAGTGAGTCGTGCAGTGGCACAGCAAACACGACAAAACATTATCGATACTTCATTTAAAATCCTCCTGCTGGAAGGTTATGAAAACCTGACGTTTACCCATATCGCAGAGAAAACGGGTATCAGTCGTTCCGGGGTGAATGGCCACTTCAAAAGAAAAGAAGATCTGCTGGAAGAGCTGAAACCAAAGGCTGTTGAGCTGGTGATTCAGTCGTTGGAGTTCTCTTCTCCAGAGGATTTTTATCGCTCTTGGGTGAAGGCTGTGCGAGAAGACAGAATGTTTCGCAATCTTATCCAAAACGTTGGAGAGATCATTTGTACCGAGAAAGGCCGAACCCGACTCACACGCTTAATTCAAGGTGACGCAGAAGAGGTTGAAAGAGTGGTGTACATGGCGATTGGCTATGCCGTGGTCAATATTTCCTGCTCAATTTGTTGA
- a CDS encoding phosphatase PAP2 family protein produces the protein MNRALNFKLAGLITLFCYALCLGVITWFCYPASLFSPVTSFEGRLLTLLTYSAGSQGFFITLIILCSWALSIRKFRQGVLQKFLQLGLLLIIGFASKSGLKLSTESPRPYSELLAAEQIIDSPADFYRLDDTEKAQAISAVSQNISPWRSQHWQGEKDYSFPSGHTLFAAICVAFFGAAFLSAKRYGALVLLLVWASSVAYSRLWLGMHRPVDLFGSWAFVAVVFILLPNHLPFVSQWISRLAKQ, from the coding sequence GTGAACCGTGCTCTCAATTTTAAACTGGCTGGGCTTATCACCCTTTTTTGCTACGCTCTTTGCCTTGGCGTCATCACTTGGTTTTGCTACCCAGCCTCTCTCTTTTCTCCAGTCACCTCGTTTGAAGGGCGCCTATTGACACTTTTAACTTACTCAGCGGGCAGTCAGGGCTTTTTCATCACGCTGATTATTCTGTGCAGTTGGGCACTCTCAATTCGTAAATTTAGGCAAGGCGTACTACAGAAATTTTTGCAGCTTGGCCTGTTACTCATCATAGGTTTTGCAAGTAAAAGCGGCTTAAAGCTGTCAACGGAGAGCCCCCGTCCTTATAGCGAGTTGCTGGCCGCTGAGCAGATCATTGACTCTCCAGCAGATTTTTATCGTCTTGATGATACGGAAAAAGCGCAGGCCATTTCAGCCGTATCACAAAATATCAGCCCATGGCGAAGCCAACATTGGCAAGGCGAGAAGGACTATTCATTTCCTTCCGGACATACCCTCTTCGCGGCGATTTGCGTGGCTTTTTTTGGGGCGGCCTTTTTATCTGCTAAGCGATACGGCGCGTTAGTATTGTTACTGGTATGGGCGAGCAGCGTGGCCTATAGCCGATTGTGGTTGGGGATGCATCGCCCTGTAGACCTGTTCGGTTCTTGGGCTTTTGTGGCAGTCGTATTTATCCTACTGCCCAATCATTTACCTTTTGTCAGCCAGTGGATATCGCGGTTAGCGAAACAATGA
- the thiD gene encoding bifunctional hydroxymethylpyrimidine kinase/phosphomethylpyrimidine kinase, giving the protein MILSQDSQSHIPIVLTIAGSDCGGGAGIQADIKTISATGSYACSVITAITSQNTQGVSAVLPIPLEHIASQLDAVFSDLDVRAVKIGMLADADIIRLVASKIRQYRPPFVVLDPVMVSTSGHLLLAPEAINTLKESLIPLASIITPNLPEYAALTQQPQPENESGLMQTIQELRLLRAKAVLLKGGHLDQEQYSSDLLVEGDKAELIRSARHPTRNTHGTGCTLSSAIASYLAQGYRMHKAVFLAKQYISQAISHADELSVGQGRGPVNHFFAGHMHVR; this is encoded by the coding sequence ATGATACTTTCACAAGACTCTCAATCCCACATCCCTATTGTTCTCACTATCGCTGGCTCAGACTGCGGTGGCGGTGCGGGTATTCAAGCCGATATTAAGACCATCTCCGCCACTGGCAGTTACGCCTGCTCTGTGATTACCGCGATTACCTCGCAAAATACTCAAGGGGTATCCGCCGTTCTGCCCATTCCACTTGAACATATTGCATCGCAGCTAGATGCGGTGTTCAGCGATTTAGATGTCCGAGCAGTAAAAATCGGTATGTTGGCAGACGCCGATATTATCCGCCTTGTCGCCAGCAAAATCCGCCAATATCGTCCACCGTTTGTTGTGTTGGATCCAGTGATGGTGTCCACCAGTGGCCATCTGCTTCTTGCGCCGGAAGCCATCAACACGCTCAAGGAAAGCTTGATCCCTCTGGCCAGTATCATTACACCGAACCTTCCCGAATATGCCGCTTTAACCCAACAGCCTCAACCCGAGAACGAAAGCGGCCTAATGCAGACAATCCAAGAGTTACGTCTTCTACGCGCTAAAGCAGTATTGCTTAAAGGTGGCCATTTGGATCAGGAGCAATACAGCAGCGATCTACTGGTTGAAGGTGATAAAGCTGAGCTGATCCGTTCGGCGCGTCACCCGACACGCAATACACACGGTACGGGTTGTACCCTCTCTTCAGCGATCGCCTCTTACTTAGCGCAAGGCTACCGGATGCACAAAGCGGTTTTTCTCGCCAAACAGTACATCTCTCAGGCTATTAGTCATGCCGATGAGTTATCTGTCGGTCAAGGAAGAGGGCCCGTGAACCATTTCTTTGCCGGACATATGCACGTGCGCTGA
- the trmY gene encoding tRNA (pseudouridine(54)-N(1))-methyltransferase TrmY, whose amino-acid sequence MRSFVLRARAAPTNSKALLEGVGQEAHTEILAHTLMNTMFVAQSHREDVTVHLVLESTQDYSRTITIQSNDVTNINGFNEATLLNVVARSLDASQGMAKEECRNVEPGVTVRTISFERLIQEIAENHQLYMLDKKGEFVRDVDFAPNPCFLLTDHIPMPKKTFNSLKRLGTQKISLGPKMLFASQCVTLIQNELDLRESL is encoded by the coding sequence ATGCGCTCTTTTGTTTTACGCGCCCGTGCCGCCCCAACTAACAGTAAAGCCTTATTGGAAGGCGTTGGTCAGGAAGCGCACACTGAAATTTTGGCACATACTTTGATGAACACCATGTTTGTTGCTCAATCGCACCGCGAGGATGTGACGGTCCATTTAGTGCTGGAAAGTACTCAAGACTATTCTCGAACCATCACGATTCAGTCAAACGATGTCACGAATATCAACGGCTTTAATGAAGCCACTTTACTGAATGTGGTTGCTCGCTCGTTAGATGCTTCTCAAGGAATGGCCAAAGAAGAGTGCCGTAATGTGGAACCAGGTGTAACGGTTCGAACCATCAGTTTTGAGCGCCTTATTCAAGAGATTGCGGAAAACCACCAGCTTTATATGTTGGATAAAAAGGGCGAATTTGTTCGCGACGTTGATTTTGCGCCAAATCCCTGCTTTTTGCTCACCGATCACATTCCGATGCCGAAGAAGACTTTCAACAGCTTAAAACGCTTAGGTACGCAAAAGATCAGTCTTGGCCCTAAGATGCTGTTTGCTTCCCAGTGTGTCACCTTGATCCAGAACGAGTTGGATCTACGCGAGTCATTGTGA
- a CDS encoding DUF3087 domain-containing protein, with product MKIESIKKSLYRRKTNIVIVGFVVLFALLSLAFGSLLISLFGNQTVVEQESTGNFHWNLIGVLLGLLTSVSLLNQVKGHPFFKEVVYVWQMKQLHNRIFRRLKQIKSAAEQEDLQAYTILKFYYQSQVQIFELDNNTLTLDSVTRELEKLEDWERKQGARLKTGEIDETWLNQF from the coding sequence ATGAAAATTGAATCTATCAAAAAATCGCTTTACCGCAGAAAAACCAATATTGTCATTGTTGGCTTTGTGGTGCTTTTCGCACTCTTATCACTGGCATTCGGTAGCTTGCTGATTTCATTGTTTGGTAACCAGACAGTCGTCGAACAAGAGTCGACGGGCAATTTCCACTGGAACTTGATCGGTGTCCTTCTTGGACTTCTGACCTCGGTTTCGTTACTCAATCAAGTGAAAGGGCATCCTTTCTTCAAAGAAGTCGTTTACGTTTGGCAAATGAAACAATTGCACAATCGCATTTTTCGTAGACTGAAACAGATAAAGTCGGCAGCAGAGCAAGAAGATCTGCAGGCATATACGATTTTAAAATTCTATTATCAAAGCCAAGTACAGATCTTTGAGTTAGACAACAATACGCTGACTTTGGACAGCGTCACGCGTGAGCTAGAGAAATTAGAGGATTGGGAGCGAAAACAGGGGGCGAGGCTTAAGACTGGGGAGATAGACGAGACGTGGTTAAACCAGTTTTAA